CGCCGGCGGCGGCTCCCAGGGCACCCGCCGGGTCCGTGCGGGCCGCCGCTGCGGAGGCCGCGCTGGACGCCGGGCCGGAGACCGGCCTGGAGGTCGCGGCGACCCGCGTGCGCGGCGACACCGCCGTCGCCGCGGTGAGCGGCGAGATCGACCTGCGCACGGCCGACACCCTGCGGGCGAGGCTGGTCGAGCTGCACGCCTCCGGGCCGCGCAGGCTGGTGGCCGACTTCACCGCCGTGCCGTTCTGCGACGCGGCCGGGCTCGGCGCGCTGGTCGCGGCGCGCAACCAGATCGCCGCGGGCGGCGGCGAGATCGTGCTCGCCGGGGTCCGCCCCGCTCAGCTGCGCCTGCTGCGCATCACCGGGCTGCACCGGCTGTTCGCGGTGTACCCCCGTGTCCGGGACGCGCTCGCGGCGCTCGATTCGCCTACCGCGTCCGGATGAGGCGTCCGATGCTCTGGTGAGGCGCCGGTCGGCGGCCGCCGGAACGTAGCCCGGAGGCTTCACATCCCTTTCCCGCGGGCGGTTTCCGGCTCCCGCAAGATGTCCGACTGCGGCTAGAGTCTCTTCTCGACAGGCCGCGTTCTCTTCGTGTTGTGGAGGCCGCTGTGGGCGGAGAGGAACCCCCTCGCGTGGCCGCGCGCACGCCCGTGCCCGGGCCGCCCGGCGCGGTCCCCGAGGCGGTGTCGGCGGACGACCTGCCCGACGGGACGCTGGTCGCCGACCGCGACGCCCGGGTGGTGGTCTTCAACGCCGCGGCGGAGCGGATGACCGGCATCTCCGCCGCGTCCGCCCTGGGCCGCGACTTCCGCGACGTCCTGCCGCTGCACGACGCGGAGGGCCGTGACTGGTGGAAGTGCCTGGCCCCCTACGAGGGGCTCCGCACCCGCACCCGCCACCCCGAGCGCGTGCTGTTCATGCCCGGCGGCACCGAGCTGCTGGTGACGGCCTCGTACCGGCGTGACCGCGAAGGCCGCGTGGAACGGTTCACCGTCTGCCTGCGCGACACCGTCCAGCGCGCCCGCCAGGAGCGCGACCGCGCCGACCTGGTGTCCACCGTGGCCCACGAGCTGCGCTCCCCGCTGACGAGCGTCAAGGGCTTCACCGCGACGCTGCTGGCCAAGTGGCACCGCTTCAACGACGACCAGAAGCGCGTCATGCTGGAGACCGTCAACGCCGACGCCGACCGGGTCACCCGGCTGATCACCGAGCTGCTCGACGTGTCCCGCATCGAGTCCGGCCGGCTGGAGATGCGCCGCCAGGTCGTCGACCTGGCCGAGGAGGTCCGCAAGGTCATCGCGGGCAGGGTCGCCGCCGGCGAGCCGGCGGAGAGGTTCCGCTTCGAGACTCGCGGCGAGCTGCCGGAGATGTGGCTCGACCCTGACAAGATGGGCCAGATTCTGGGTAACCTCGTGGAGAACGCGGTGCGTCACGGAGCCGGCACCGTCACCATCGTGGTGGAGCCGGACGCGCACAAGGAGGGAGCGGCAGTGTCGGTGCGCGACGAGGGCGAGGGCATCCCGCCCGAGGCCGCCCAGCGCGTCTTCCGGCAGTTCTGGCGCGGCCCGGGCGGCAACCGCCGCGGCGGCACCGGCCTCGGTCTCTACATCGTCAAGGGACTCGTCGAGGCGCACGGCGGCATGATCACCGTGCGGCGGGCGCCCGGCGGCGGCGCCGAGTTCCGATTTACCTTGCCCGCAGGGGCCCCCGACTACGCGACCTGAGCGCGGCGCACGCCGCGGCACGCCTCCAGGCGGAGGCCCCGTCGCACCGGGCCCCGGCGGGCCAGCGCGTCACGCGCACGCTTTCCGGATCCTTCCCGCCCGCGCACTAGACTGCGGGCGTTTCACGCCGACCGGAGTCGATCACACCACCATGTCTGCACCCAACAAGTCCTATGACCCCGTCGAGGTGTCCGCGCTGCGGCCGGAGGAGGTGGAGCGGGCCCGCGACGAGGCCCTGTCCGCCATCGCCGCGGCCGCCGACCTCGACGAGCTGAAGCAGGTCCGCCTGGCGCACGCCGGGGACCGCTCGCCGCTGGCGCTCGCCAACCGGGAGATCGGGGCGCTGCCGCCCGCGGCCCGCGCCGAGGCCGGCAAGCGCGTCGGCGCCGCCCGCGGCGCGGTCGCCAAGGCGCTGAAGGAGCGCCAGGCCGAACTGGAGGAGGAGCGCGACCAGCGCGTCCTCGTCGAGGAGACCGTCGACGTCACGCTTCCGTGGGACCGCGCCCCCCGGGGGGCCCGCCACCCGCTGACCACCATGCAGGAACGGATGGCCGACGTCTTCGTCTCGATGGGCTTCGAGGTCGCCGAGGGCCCGGAGGCCGAGGCCGAGTGGTTCAACTTCGACGCGCTCAACTTCAAGCCCGACCACCCGGCCCGCACCATGCAGGACACCTTCTTCGTCGGCTCGGAGGACACCGGGCTCGTCCTGCGGACCCACACCTCGCCGGTGCAGGTCAGGGCGCTGCTGTCGCGCGAGCTGCCGGTGTACGTGGTGGCTCCGGGGCGCACGTTCCGCACCGACGAGCTGGACGCCACGCACAGCCCCGTCTTCCACCAGCTGGAGGGCCTCGCGGTCGACGAGGGCCTCACGATGGCCGACCTGCGCGGCGGCATCGACGCGTTCGTCGGCGGCATGTTCGGCCGGGGCCTGAAGACCCGGTTCCGCCCGTCGTACTTCCCGTTCACCGAGCCGTCGGCCGAGGTGGACATGCAGTGCTTCGTGTGCCGGGGCGCGTCCGCCGAGCCGGGCGCCGACCCGTGCCGGACCTGCAGCTCGGAGGGCTGGATCGAGCTGGGCGGCTGCGGCATGGTCAACCCGCGCGTGCTGGTGGCCTGCGGCGTCGACCCCGACCGCTACAGCGGCTGGGCGTTCGGGGTCGGCGTCGAGCGGACGCTGATGTTCCGGCACGGCGTCGAGGACATGTACGACATGGTGGAGGGCGACGTGCGGTTCACCCTCCCGTTCGGGATGGAGATCTGATGCGGGCTCCGCTTTCGTGGGTGCGCGAGTACGCCGAGCTCCCGGCCGGCGTCGACGGCCGGGAGCTGGCCGAGAAGCTGATCGCGGCGGGCCTGGAGGTCGAGACGGTCGAGCGGGCCGGCGCCGACGTCAAGGGCCCGCTCGTGGTCGGCGAGGTCCTGGCGGTCGAGGAGCTGACGGGCTTCAAGAAGCCGATCCGCTACTGCCAGGTCGACGTCGGCGACGCCAACGGCACCGGCGAGCCGCAGAACATCGTGTGCGGCGCCACCAACTTCGCCGCCGGCGACCGCGTCGTGGTCGTCCTTCCGGGGGGCGTGCTGCCGGGCGGGTTCGAGATCGGCGCGCGCAAGACCTACGGCAAGGTGTCCGAGGGCATGATCTGCTCGTCCAGCGAGCTGGGCATCGGCGACGACCAGGGCGGCATCCTCGTCCTGCCGCCGGACTCGCCCGTCGGCGCCGACGCGATCGAGCTGCTCGGGCTGCGCGACGACGTCCTGCACATCGCCGTCACCCCCGACCGCAGCTACGCCCTGTCGATCCGCGGCGTCGCCCGCGAGGCCGCCACGGCCTACGGCGTCCCGTTCAAGGACCCGGCGGACGTGAAGCTGCCCGGCGAGGCCGGCGGGGCGTACGCGGCGAGCATCGCCGACCCGACCGCGTGCGACCGGTTCGTGCTGCGCGAGGTGCGCGGCTTCGACCCGGACGCGAAGACCCCGCCGTGGATGCAGGTGCGCCTGTACCGGGCGGGGATGCGCCCGGTCTCGCTGGCCGTCGACGTCACCAACTACCTGATGCTGGAGCTCGGCCAGCCGCTGCACGCGTTCGACCGGGCCAAGCTCACCGGCCCGATCGTGGTGCGGCGCGCCGAGCCCGGCGAGAAGCTGGAGACGCTCGACCACGTCAAGCGGACCCTCGACCCCGAGGACATCCTCATCACCGACGAGTCGGGCCCGATCTCGATGGCGGGCACGATGGGCGGCCTCGCCACCGAGATCGACGACCGCTCGACCGACATGGTCATCGAGGCCGCGCACTTCGACCCCGTCGGCACGGCCCGGATGAGCCGCCGCCACCGGCTGCACAGCGAGGCCTCCTACCGGTTCGAACGCGGCGTCGACCGCGAGCTGCCGCTGTACGCGTCCTACCGCGCGGTGCAAATGCTGGCGGAGCTGGGCGGCGCGGAGATCCTGCCCGGGGTGACCCACGCGGAGACGCCCGTCGAGCCGGTCACCGTCACGATCCCCGCCGACCACCCCGACAAGGTCGCGGGCGTGACCTACGGGCGGGACACGGTCGTCCGCCGGCTGGAGCAGGTCGGCTGCAAGGTCGAGGGGGACGAGACGCTGACGGTGACGCCGCCGTCCTGGCGCCCCGACCTCGTCGACCCGAACGACCTCGCCGAGGAGGTCATCCGGCTGGAGGGCTACGAGGCCATCCCGTCCCGCGCGCCCCGCCCGACCGCGGGCAAGGGGCTGACCGTCCAGCAGCGGCTGCGCCGCCGCGTGGGCCGGGCGCTCGCGGGCGCCGGCTACGTGGAGGTGCTGACCTTCCCGTTCGTCTCGGACAAGGACCTGGACGGCCTCCAGCTCCCCGGCGACGACGCCCGCCGCCGGACGCTGCGCCTGGCGAACCCCATGTCGGAGCAGGAACCGCTGCTGCGGACCACCCTCCTGCCGGGCCTGCTGAAGGCGCTGGCGCTCAACGTGGGCCGCGGTTTCGGCGACGTCGCGCTGTACGAGACGGGCGTGGTGTTCCGGCCCGGTCCCGGCGGGCAGCAGCGGGTGCCGCGGCTCGCGGTCGACCGGGGCCCGGCGCCCGAGGAGCTGGAGCGGCTCCGGGAGGCGCTGCCCGACCAGCCGTACCGGGTGGCGGTCGTCCTGTCCGGCGACCGGGAGCCGTCGGGCTGGTGGGGTCCGGGCCGCCCGGCGGTGTGGGCGGACGCGGTCGAGGCCGCCCGCACGGTCGCGCGGGAGGTCGGCGTCGAGCTGACGGTGAAGGCCGACCGGCACGCGCCGTGGCACCCCGGGCGCTGCGCGGCGCTCTACGCCGGCGACACCCTCGTCGGCCACGCCGGCGAGCTGCACCCGCGCGTCACCAAGGCGTACGGGATTCCCGCGCGGTCCTGCGCGATGGAGCTGGAGCTGCGCCGCCTGGGCGAGCCGGAGACCGTCCGCGCGCCGCACGTGTCGGACTACCCGGTCGCCAACCAGGACGTTGCGCTGATCGTGGACGCGTCGGTGCCCGCGGCGGAGGTGGAGACGGCGCTGCGCGAAGGCGCCGGCGACCTGCTGGAGAGCGTCCGGCTGTTCGACGTGTACACCGGCGAGCAGGTGGGCGAGGGCCGCAAGTCCCTGGCCTACGCGCTGCGGTTCCGCGCCCCCGACCGCACCCTTACCGCCGAGGAGGTGTCGCAGGCGCGCGAGGCCGCCGTGGCGGCCGCGGCCGAGCGCACCGGCGCCGTCCTGCGCGGCGCCTGACGACCGTCTGACGAGCGCTGAACGCGCCCCGGGTCCGTGCCACGGTCCCGGGGCGCGTTCGCGTTCCGCTCCCCGCGGCCGCGCCCTGCCGCTTGCAGCGTCCACCCGAGGCCATGCGACAGTGCGCTGCCCCGGGCGGCTCGCACGCGCGCCGGCCGAGTCGCGCGCCGGGCCGGCCGGTCACGCCAGGCCGCGGTCCCGGGCCGCGGCGGCGGCCTCGCCGCGGGAGGAGACGCCGAGCTTGGCGAGGATGTGCGAGACGTGGACGCTGGCGGTCTTCGGCGAGATGAACAGCTCCGCGCCCGATCTCGCGGTTGGACCGGCCGCGCGCCAGCAGCTGCAGCACCTCGGACTCGCGCGCGGTGAGCGGCCCGCCGGACGGGCCGGTCAGCCCCGCGCGGCCGGCGCGCCGGGCGATCCGGCGGGCCAGCGGGGCGGCGCCGGCCTCGTCCCAGCGGCCGAGCCGGTACAGCGCCTCGACCCGGTTGACGGCGGGCGCCGGCCCGAGGCTGTGGGCCAGTCCCGCGCGTTCGGCGAGGGCGAGCGCCTCGTCCGCCGCGGCCAGGCCGCCCGCCGGGTGCCCGGTGCTCAGCCGGCAGTGCGTCAGCGTGTTGAGCACGTTGACCGTCTGGGACGCGCCGAGGCCGCGGCCGCGGAGCCGTTCCAGCGGCGCCGTGTCCCCGTCGCCGTCCCGTGCGGCCGCGGCGGCCGCGGTGGTCTCCAG
The sequence above is drawn from the Actinomadura hallensis genome and encodes:
- a CDS encoding STAS domain-containing protein; its protein translation is MRAAAAEAALDAGPETGLEVAATRVRGDTAVAAVSGEIDLRTADTLRARLVELHASGPRRLVADFTAVPFCDAAGLGALVAARNQIAAGGGEIVLAGVRPAQLRLLRITGLHRLFAVYPRVRDALAALDSPTASG
- a CDS encoding ATP-binding protein, with product MAARTPVPGPPGAVPEAVSADDLPDGTLVADRDARVVVFNAAAERMTGISAASALGRDFRDVLPLHDAEGRDWWKCLAPYEGLRTRTRHPERVLFMPGGTELLVTASYRRDREGRVERFTVCLRDTVQRARQERDRADLVSTVAHELRSPLTSVKGFTATLLAKWHRFNDDQKRVMLETVNADADRVTRLITELLDVSRIESGRLEMRRQVVDLAEEVRKVIAGRVAAGEPAERFRFETRGELPEMWLDPDKMGQILGNLVENAVRHGAGTVTIVVEPDAHKEGAAVSVRDEGEGIPPEAAQRVFRQFWRGPGGNRRGGTGLGLYIVKGLVEAHGGMITVRRAPGGGAEFRFTLPAGAPDYAT
- the pheS gene encoding phenylalanine--tRNA ligase subunit alpha; translation: MSAPNKSYDPVEVSALRPEEVERARDEALSAIAAAADLDELKQVRLAHAGDRSPLALANREIGALPPAARAEAGKRVGAARGAVAKALKERQAELEEERDQRVLVEETVDVTLPWDRAPRGARHPLTTMQERMADVFVSMGFEVAEGPEAEAEWFNFDALNFKPDHPARTMQDTFFVGSEDTGLVLRTHTSPVQVRALLSRELPVYVVAPGRTFRTDELDATHSPVFHQLEGLAVDEGLTMADLRGGIDAFVGGMFGRGLKTRFRPSYFPFTEPSAEVDMQCFVCRGASAEPGADPCRTCSSEGWIELGGCGMVNPRVLVACGVDPDRYSGWAFGVGVERTLMFRHGVEDMYDMVEGDVRFTLPFGMEI
- the pheT gene encoding phenylalanine--tRNA ligase subunit beta yields the protein MRAPLSWVREYAELPAGVDGRELAEKLIAAGLEVETVERAGADVKGPLVVGEVLAVEELTGFKKPIRYCQVDVGDANGTGEPQNIVCGATNFAAGDRVVVVLPGGVLPGGFEIGARKTYGKVSEGMICSSSELGIGDDQGGILVLPPDSPVGADAIELLGLRDDVLHIAVTPDRSYALSIRGVAREAATAYGVPFKDPADVKLPGEAGGAYAASIADPTACDRFVLREVRGFDPDAKTPPWMQVRLYRAGMRPVSLAVDVTNYLMLELGQPLHAFDRAKLTGPIVVRRAEPGEKLETLDHVKRTLDPEDILITDESGPISMAGTMGGLATEIDDRSTDMVIEAAHFDPVGTARMSRRHRLHSEASYRFERGVDRELPLYASYRAVQMLAELGGAEILPGVTHAETPVEPVTVTIPADHPDKVAGVTYGRDTVVRRLEQVGCKVEGDETLTVTPPSWRPDLVDPNDLAEEVIRLEGYEAIPSRAPRPTAGKGLTVQQRLRRRVGRALAGAGYVEVLTFPFVSDKDLDGLQLPGDDARRRTLRLANPMSEQEPLLRTTLLPGLLKALALNVGRGFGDVALYETGVVFRPGPGGQQRVPRLAVDRGPAPEELERLREALPDQPYRVAVVLSGDREPSGWWGPGRPAVWADAVEAARTVAREVGVELTVKADRHAPWHPGRCAALYAGDTLVGHAGELHPRVTKAYGIPARSCAMELELRRLGEPETVRAPHVSDYPVANQDVALIVDASVPAAEVETALREGAGDLLESVRLFDVYTGEQVGEGRKSLAYALRFRAPDRTLTAEEVSQAREAAVAAAAERTGAVLRGA